CCTGTTCCTCCCTGCTGATACCGAAATCCTGCGCCAGGACTTCTGCCGTAGAACCCATCAACAGTCCACTGACCGGATCGGTCAGCCCGGACATCAGGCCAACGATCGGCTTGAGGTAAGCCGGCCTAAAACCCATCAGGGTACGCAGTTTGTCAAAGAGAGTTTTGGATGCTGCCAGTTTGGTGAACAGTGATGTCATCTTCTTGTTATAGACCAGTGGAATATTGGACATAGACTCCACGCCGCCGCAGACATATACCCTGCCCTCTCCCGCATGGATCCGGGAAGCCGCCGTGGTGATGGACTCCATACCCGAGGCACAGTTTCGGTGTACGGTCAAAGCGGGGGTCGCTTCGGGAAAACCCGCACGCAGTGCGATGACCCTTGCAATATTCGCTGCATGGATGGGCTGTGCGACATTACCTATGATGACCTCATCCACCTCGTTCACATCAACGGGAGAACGCATCATCAGTTCACGGAACAGTACCGCACCCAGCCGGTCTGCCTGCATCTTCGCAAACCGTCCGCCCGCTCTTGCCATGGGGGTACGCAGTCCTGTTATGATCGCGATACGTTCCGTTTGTGCTTTCGTTTTTTTAGTACTCATAGATGATCCTTGTACATTTCGTTTATCTCATCCCGGTAACACTTCATCAGTTTTTTCTTTCCCAGTTTCATCGAAGGGGTCAAATGTCCTTCTTCTATGCTGAGAACATCGGAGATCACCCTGTATTCACGTATCTTTTCCCAGTGGTTGAGCTTTTTGTTGAGTTTGGCTATGAATCTGTCCGTCATCTTTTTGAACTTTTCGGATTCGAGCGCTTTGCGCGGTGTCTTGTTCATCTCTTTTGCCAGACGGCCCAGAAACTCATGTTCTATGAACAGCAGCGCCGCCGTATAAGGCTTCTCTTCCCCAATGACAAGCGCGTATTCGAACCATCCTTTTCCGGTGAGAGCCTGCTCTATAAAGACCGAAGAGACGAATTCTCCTGTGGAGGTTTTGAAGCGTTCGCCTTTTCTTCCGGTGATACTCACGTACCCCTCTTCGTCTATACATGCAAGGTCACCTGTATACAGCCAACCGTCCGCATCTATCGCTTTGGCGGTAGTTTCAGGGTCATTATGGTAGCCCCTCATAATACTGGGACCCCGTGCCAGCAGTTCCCCTTCGTCACTGACTTTCACTTCGACGCCAGGAAAGGCTTTGCCGCAGGTACCGACCTTGTTGTTGCCAGGATAGTTCGCACAGATGACCGGGCTGGATTCTGTCAATCCGTATCCCTGATAGATCGGAATACCTATATTGAGATAAAATCGGTACATTGCATCTGACAGAGCAGTGCCTCCGCTTATCATCATGCGCATCCGTAATCCCATTGCCCGGCGCAGTTTTTTATAGACCAGGGTATCAAAAACCCTGTCCATCAGGGTTACTTTTGCAAATAGATCTCTATTCGTTGCACGGTGAAAGGAAAGAAACACAATACATTGTTTCAGAAAGTTTCCTTCCATGGCCTTGCGTTTCATCTTGAAAAAAACTTTCTCAAGCAGTCTCGGTACCACCGTCATGACCGTAGGGTTGACCTCTTTAAGCAGGCCACCCACATTTTTGACATCATCCACAAAATAGATACTCAGTTCACGGTAAAGGTAGAAATGCATTACCATACGCTCGAAGATGTGCGCAAGCGGCAGCAGTGACAGAGCAACATCCACCTCTCTGTTAAAATAGTAATTCTGCGCTGTAGCATGGATCTGGCAGATGAGATTCCTGTGCGTCAGTTCTACCCCTTTGGGTGTACCGGAAGTCCCTGAGGTATAGACTATCGTTGCCAGATCATAAGGATGCAGCTGACAGATCAGTGTATTGAAAAGAGATGGCTTTTCCTTCTCTGTTTTTTTGCCATTTTCTACAAACTGGTCAAGGGTATGGTATCCGGAGACATCCGAAAGATAAATAACCTCTACACCCCCGGCTACACGGTTGATGATCTCTTCCTGTGCACTGTTTTCAATGAAAACAGTTTCTATATCGGCATCGAGTATCTGATAATAGAGGTTTTTTGAAGAAATATTGGTAAAAAGAGGCACACCGACCGCACCACTGAGCATTAAAGCATAGTCTATCATAAGCCAGTAGGATGAAGGAGACACCGCGATACCTATCTGTTTGCCTTGCCATCCGCTCCGATGAAAAGCCAGAGCGAGATAACGTACCGTGAGAAGGAAGTCTTTCTTGGAAATATTCCGATAGGCATCATCGACACGGTCATGCAGAAAATTTTCCTTGGGAGGCTGCTGTTCCAGATAACGGTAAAGTTCACCAAAATGGGTAATTCGGTTCATCATAGCATCTCCTTTTCAAGAAGCTCACTGTGCCAGTATAGAAAAGATGTGTGCATTTAATGTGTATCGGAACCCTACACAAATATTTCACACAAAACCATGTATAATCGGTAAAATTCAAAAAAGGATCTCAGATGTTCACTTTTAAACCGGCAAAAGAGAAAAAACCAGAGAGTTGCTGCAGTACCCGGAAGGAAGAATCCTGTGATACGGAAGCCCATAACTGTTGTACACCTCAGCCTAAAGGCAAGGTGGCCTGTCCATCCTGCGGAGAAAAAGCAAAAGGGGTTCTCGGCAAAACCCTGGAACATCTCCTTTCCAACGAAGCCAAGGCAGGCCTGAGCTGTCTGGATGGTTTTTACTACTGCAAGACACCCACCTGCAAAGTGATCTACTTCAGGGGAGAAGAGATACTGACACAGCATGACGTCTCTGTGACCGTAGGCCTCAAGGAAGGTGCCTCACCTGCCACGGTATGCTACTGCTTCGGCTGGACAAAAGAGAAGATAGAAAAAGAGCTTGAAGAGACGGGGAAAACGGATGCCCTTGCGGATATCAAAGCCAGGATGGAAGATCCCGGATGCTCCTGTGAGATACTCAACCCAAGCGGCGGGTGCTGCCTGGGGGATGTGGGCAACGCGATCAAGGAGATCGAAACCCGTTAGCTGCAAAGTTCTTTTTTAATGATGGGAAGAAGCTCTTTTTCTATGAGGTCGTAGGTCTTGGCATACTCCTCATCAGCTTTGCCGCTTGGGTCTTCAAAACCAACATGGATCGTTTTGACCGCTTTGGGGAACATCGGGCAGGTCTCTTTGGCTGCGTCGCATACCGTCACCACAAGATCGAACGGTGTATCAAGTACCGTTTCTATGACCTTGGAGTGATACTCGTTCCTCCATTCTCCTTTGGATTCCAGAAGCGCTTTGGCATGAGGATTCACCTTCCCGCTGGCTTTGACACCCGAACTCTGTGCCTCAACGCAGTCTCCGAGTTTTGCGTTGATCATCGCTTCAGCCATAATGGAACGGCAGCTGTTTCCTGTACAAAGTATAAGTACCTTTTTTTTATTGTTCATATTTTACATTCTCCTGTTTGTGATAGTTTTTGAAGCGGCGGCAGTTCGATGTCGAGATGACGGATCTCCTCGATCGCTTCGGACCTGAACCTGTCAAGCGGTGAACGGATGGAATAATACGCCCACGTCCCCTTGCGATCCACACGTAAAAAGCCTGCCTCTTTTAAGATTTTAAGATGTCGTGAGAGGCGTGACTGTATCATGTCAAGCGAGGCTTGAAGGTCACAGACACATAATTCTCCATAGGTATCAAAAAAACGCAACAGAAGCACACGTGTTTCATCATTTAGAGCTGAAACCGTCTTTAAAAAATCTTCCATATCCATACTGCCTTATTTATTTTATTCAACAGTGTAGCATAATATTTCTAATATATCAAGATATCTTGATTTAACGTAATAATTCTGTTATACTTCACCAAAAATAATACTTATTCAAAATAAAAGGATATTCATGGCTCTTGCATTAGGCCTCTTTTTGGTCACACTACTCTTCATTATCTGGCAACCCAAAGGACTTCAGATAGGAACAACGGCAGTGATCGGTGCTGTCGTGGCACTGCTGCTGGGTGTCGTCAGTTTCGATGACGTCATTATCGTAACCGACATCGTCTGGGATGCCACGCTTGCGTTCATCGGTATTATCCTGCTCTCCATGGTACTCGATGAGATCGGATTTTTTGAATGGGCAGCCATCAAGATGGCGAAACTCAGCGGAGGAAGCGGGAACAAGATGTTCGTTTATATCCTTTTGCTCGGTGCCATCGTTGCAGCATTCTTCGCCAACGACGGTGCAGCGCTCATTCTCACCCCTATTCTCCTTGCAAAAATGAAATACCTAAAAATGAAACCCCTTCCCATCTTCGCCTTTTTGATGGCGGGCGGGTTCATCGGTGACAGTGCATCCAACCCTCTGGTCATCTCCAACCTGACCAACATCGTCACCGCCGGCTACTTCGATATCGGTTTCGTGGAATATGCAAAGAATATGTTCCTGCCGAATCTCCTGAGCATCGTTGCCTCTATTGCCGTGCTATGGTTCTATTTCAGAAAAGATATTCCTTTGACCGTCGATGTCGATCAGCTTCCTGAAGCCTCTTCGGTCATCAAAAACCGGACCATGTTCAAACTCAGCTGGTTCTTCCTTGCCTTTCTGATGGTCGGGTATTTCATCGGCGACCACTATCATCTCCCTGTCTCCGTCTTCGCCCTGGGCGGTGCACTTGTCTTTCTTGCCATTGCAAACCACCACAAGGCGACCAAGCCCATTATGACCATCAAAGCGGCACCCTGGCAGGTAGTCTGGTTCAGTATCGGGCTCTATATCGTCGTGTATGGACTCAAAAATGCTGGCCTGACAGATGAAGTGGCTGCCTGGATAGAGATGCTCAAGCACCAGGGCGAGACCACTGCGGTCATCGGTACCGGTTTTCTCTCCGCAGTCATCTCTTCGATCATGAACAATATGCCGACCATCATGATCATGGACATCGCCATTGACAAGGTGGGATATGTGGGTAACGAAGCACTGGTCTATGCCAATATCCTCGGCTCCAACCTCGGACCGAAAATGACGCCTATCGGATCGCTCGCCACCCTGCTTTGGCTGCATGTACTGGCACAAAAAGGTGTCAAAATCGGCTGGGGTGAATATATGAAAGTAGGACTGGTCATCACCCCGCCTGTTTTGCTTGTCGCACTTTTGGGATTGCTATAAGTGTTTATATTTATACAAATTTTAATTTAATAAGAAAAAATTTATTAAATTTATTATATCATTCTATTATAATTTTATTAAGGAAAACTAATGTTTAAAAAACTGGTCACAGGAATTTCAGTTGTAGGTATTTTAGCAACACATAGTATGGCTTTTTCTATTGTAGATGATAATACATGTACTGACAGCACCATCAATGTAGCAGAGATCATTGCATCAAGCAGTTCATTGGACAATTCTACTGCCATGAGTGCCTCTTTACTGGAAACATCAAAAAATTTACTCAAACTGTCAGAATCATTATTGAATGCAGGTGACAATGCCAATAAAGATTATGTGAATGCAATGTTACAGCTCTCTCAAGATATTGGAACTATGGCAGACAGAATTGGAGAAATGGCTGATCGTATATTAATTATGGCTGATAATATTGATGCCATGGCAGATAAAATTCTTGAAACCCAAAGAATTCAAAACAACAATGTTTCTTTGACTCAAGAGAATATATTAGCTGCCCAAGTCAACTTCAATACACTTTTAAACCTTTAACACCTATAATTTACCTTATGTTTTTCAGCAGGACTTTTACAGAGAGTCTTGCATAGACAGAATAGATCATTCAGGCTTTTAGAATAAATAGCCCTGTCTTCTCTATGAGACTACAGAATCTCATTTAAATATATATTCTATTTACTTTTCTAATCAATATATGTTATTATCTACCATTAAATATCTTTATATAACAAGGATAATGCGTGAATGAGAATAAACCTACATATGAAATGCTGGTACAAAAGATCAAATCTCTTGAAGAGGAGATTGAACTCAATAGATCTTTTCTTGAAATGCTGTTTGACGCCATTCCCAATCCTATTTTTTATAAAGACAATAACGGTGTTTATAGGCACGGTAATGAAGCTTTTTCAAAGACAATTCTGGGGCTCCACAAAGATGAAATCACAGGTAAGTCACTGTACGATTTTCCTGACCGCATTCCAAAGGAACTTGCCAATATCTATTATGCAAAAGACCGTGAACTTTTGGAGACCCCCGGTACGCAGAACTATGAGGCTGAGGTAAAGTGTGCAGACAACACGGTACGTCATTACAATTTTTACAAAGCCACATTTATTTCGCAAAGCAATGAGGTTCTTGGTATTGTCGGAGTGATGCTTGACATCAGCGAACATAAAAAGGCAATAAAAGAGTTGGACGAGAAGAATACGGTTTTGAATAACCTCAGTATCACTGACCCGCTGACCCTCCTTTATAACCGGAGACATTTTCAGGAGATCTTCGAAAGAAAGACCAGTATGCTGATACATCATCACCAACCCTTTGCCCTGCTGCTCATAGACATAGACTTTTTTAAAGACTACAATGATTCCTTTGGCCACAAAAAAGGAGATGATGTTCTACAAAATATTTCAAACGTTTTGCGAAGATCATTTTCAAGGCCCATTGATTTCGTTTTTCGATTGGGCGGAGAAGAGTTCGGTGTACTGTTCAATTATACCGAGGTAGAACAGGCAGTGTACTCTGCAAAAAAATTATTGAACGAGATAGAAGACCT
This DNA window, taken from Sulfurovum lithotrophicum, encodes the following:
- a CDS encoding putative iron-sulfur cluster-binding metallochaperone, with protein sequence MFTFKPAKEKKPESCCSTRKEESCDTEAHNCCTPQPKGKVACPSCGEKAKGVLGKTLEHLLSNEAKAGLSCLDGFYYCKTPTCKVIYFRGEEILTQHDVSVTVGLKEGASPATVCYCFGWTKEKIEKELEETGKTDALADIKARMEDPGCSCEILNPSGGCCLGDVGNAIKEIETR
- a CDS encoding GGDEF domain-containing protein, coding for MNENKPTYEMLVQKIKSLEEEIELNRSFLEMLFDAIPNPIFYKDNNGVYRHGNEAFSKTILGLHKDEITGKSLYDFPDRIPKELANIYYAKDRELLETPGTQNYEAEVKCADNTVRHYNFYKATFISQSNEVLGIVGVMLDISEHKKAIKELDEKNTVLNNLSITDPLTLLYNRRHFQEIFERKTSMLIHHHQPFALLLIDIDFFKDYNDSFGHKKGDDVLQNISNVLRRSFSRPIDFVFRLGGEEFGVLFNYTEVEQAVYSAKKLLNEIEDLDIPAANTAVSHSITVSAGLGLINCINDVKSSLNYHYDEIDKLLYHAKKNGRNQFSYKIYD
- a CDS encoding arsenate reductase ArsC — translated: MNNKKKVLILCTGNSCRSIMAEAMINAKLGDCVEAQSSGVKASGKVNPHAKALLESKGEWRNEYHSKVIETVLDTPFDLVVTVCDAAKETCPMFPKAVKTIHVGFEDPSGKADEEYAKTYDLIEKELLPIIKKELCS
- a CDS encoding arsenic transporter → MALALGLFLVTLLFIIWQPKGLQIGTTAVIGAVVALLLGVVSFDDVIIVTDIVWDATLAFIGIILLSMVLDEIGFFEWAAIKMAKLSGGSGNKMFVYILLLGAIVAAFFANDGAALILTPILLAKMKYLKMKPLPIFAFLMAGGFIGDSASNPLVISNLTNIVTAGYFDIGFVEYAKNMFLPNLLSIVASIAVLWFYFRKDIPLTVDVDQLPEASSVIKNRTMFKLSWFFLAFLMVGYFIGDHYHLPVSVFALGGALVFLAIANHHKATKPIMTIKAAPWQVVWFSIGLYIVVYGLKNAGLTDEVAAWIEMLKHQGETTAVIGTGFLSAVISSIMNNMPTIMIMDIAIDKVGYVGNEALVYANILGSNLGPKMTPIGSLATLLWLHVLAQKGVKIGWGEYMKVGLVITPPVLLVALLGLL
- a CDS encoding AMP-dependent synthetase/ligase; this encodes MMNRITHFGELYRYLEQQPPKENFLHDRVDDAYRNISKKDFLLTVRYLALAFHRSGWQGKQIGIAVSPSSYWLMIDYALMLSGAVGVPLFTNISSKNLYYQILDADIETVFIENSAQEEIINRVAGGVEVIYLSDVSGYHTLDQFVENGKKTEKEKPSLFNTLICQLHPYDLATIVYTSGTSGTPKGVELTHRNLICQIHATAQNYYFNREVDVALSLLPLAHIFERMVMHFYLYRELSIYFVDDVKNVGGLLKEVNPTVMTVVPRLLEKVFFKMKRKAMEGNFLKQCIVFLSFHRATNRDLFAKVTLMDRVFDTLVYKKLRRAMGLRMRMMISGGTALSDAMYRFYLNIGIPIYQGYGLTESSPVICANYPGNNKVGTCGKAFPGVEVKVSDEGELLARGPSIMRGYHNDPETTAKAIDADGWLYTGDLACIDEEGYVSITGRKGERFKTSTGEFVSSVFIEQALTGKGWFEYALVIGEEKPYTAALLFIEHEFLGRLAKEMNKTPRKALESEKFKKMTDRFIAKLNKKLNHWEKIREYRVISDVLSIEEGHLTPSMKLGKKKLMKCYRDEINEMYKDHL
- a CDS encoding ArsR/SmtB family transcription factor; this translates as MEDFLKTVSALNDETRVLLLRFFDTYGELCVCDLQASLDMIQSRLSRHLKILKEAGFLRVDRKGTWAYYSIRSPLDRFRSEAIEEIRHLDIELPPLQKLSQTGECKI